A region of the Candidatus Zixiibacteriota bacterium genome:
TTCGACTCCGGACCCGAAATTGGTTGATTCCTGGGATCCCTGGAAACCGTTGGAATGCACTTTTACCGAGCTGGATTTGCCGTCGTAATAGTAAGCGGTAGCGGATGTGACTTTATCGCTCGCGGCGCGAGCTACTTCTTCCATATTGGCGGCAATCTGAACCCGTTTCTCGGGCGTTACCTGATCGAGGCGAGCATCGTACAGCTCCAGGTCATGTGCTTCGCGACCTTCGTAAAGGGCTGGGTCCGGCAGGGTGCGATAAGGGTCGCTGTCCAGATATCTGGTCATGGCAACCGCCTCGCTGATGAAATGTTCGAGTGTCTCTTTGCGGATGTCGCAGGTGGAAGAACTGGAATACTTGCCGTCGATATAAAGCGCCAGGGAAAGAGAATTCTCGGTGGCTTCGGTAAGCCGGTCCAGTTTCCCGTCGCGATAATCGACATTGACGCCTCGGTCGTTGGTAATGTTGACCTTCACTTCGGTAGCGCCGTGCGCTTTGGCGCGGCTTATTACCCAATCGGCCAGTAATAATCTATCGTTATTGTTCATTTTCGTTACCTCGTTGTTGGATCGTCGGACCTTAGCCGGCGATGCCGCCCACGGTTATTGAGGAAACCTTGACAGTTGGCAGTCCCAGAGAAACCGGAACCGACTGGCCGCCCTTGCCGCAGGTCCAGACACCATTGTCAATCTCGAAATCATCGGCGACCATAGTCACCTTGGTCAGGACATCCGGACCGTTGCCGATGATATTTACGTCCTTGATCGAGCTGGTCAGTTTACCGTTTTCGATAAGACGTCCCGATGCGACATAAAACGTGAAATCCCCCGGACCGATACGGACTTCGCCGTTGGTAAAGGCTTCTGCGAGGATGCCGCTTTTAGTTGAGGCGATAATTTCATCGCGCGTGTGCGGTCCCGGAGGCATGTATGTGTTGGTCATGCGCGGAAGCGGGGGGAAGCGGAATGATTGACGACGTCCGTTGCCGGTGGATTTGACCTGGTAATGCCTGGCGGAGATGCGGTCGTGCATGTAAGTCGTGAGGATACCGTCTTGAACGAGGTAGTTCTTTTGCGAATCATTGCCTTCATCGTCGCAGTTGATCGAGCCGCGTTCGGCGACCGTGGTACCGTCATCGACAATTGACACGAACTTCTCGGCGACCGGTTTGCCGATCTTGTCGCTGAAGATCGATTCCCCTTTACGGTTGAAATCGGCTTCCATACCATGGCCGATTGCCTCGTGGAGTAGAATTCCGCTGGCGCCTGCGGCCAGAATGACCGGCATTTCACCCGCCGGTGGTTTGACCGCTGTGAACAACCGAGTGGTCCGTTCTACCGCTTCCCGGGCAACACGATCGATCGTTGCGTCGGTGAGACATTCCAAACCGCTGCGTGAGGCAAAACTGCGACCGCCGCTTTCGACTTTTCCATCCTGTTCGGCCGTACAACTGGCGTGGATGGTTACCATGGGTTGATAGTCACAAACGATACGACCGTCGGAGGTTGCCGCCATGATATACTTGGTCTCGTCGTTGAACCAGACTTTGGTCTTAATAAGTCGTGTGTCCTCTGTTTTCATGTGTTCGTTGAGGCGAGTAAGGAACGGCATTTTACGGTCAATGCCGACATCTTCCCAGGCGGTTTTGACCGGGTAATAATTGGGGATATCGTGAAGACTAACTTTGGCCGGCGGGGCGGTTCTGGAATCGCTGGCGATATTGGCGGCTGTTTGAGCGGCCAGTTTCATGGCTGCCGGTGTGATC
Encoded here:
- a CDS encoding metallopeptidase TldD-related protein, which codes for MANQTRRDFLVTSAKGIALASIPFFLRIDPARAFGIPDADRLSGYLDHFGVTEATIREIMATALEKGGDYCDLYFEHTISNWVGLEDDSVNRAYANVDFGVGIRVIEGDQTGYSYTEEITPAAMKLAAQTAANIASDSRTAPPAKVSLHDIPNYYPVKTAWEDVGIDRKMPFLTRLNEHMKTEDTRLIKTKVWFNDETKYIMAATSDGRIVCDYQPMVTIHASCTAEQDGKVESGGRSFASRSGLECLTDATIDRVAREAVERTTRLFTAVKPPAGEMPVILAAGASGILLHEAIGHGMEADFNRKGESIFSDKIGKPVAEKFVSIVDDGTTVAERGSINCDDEGNDSQKNYLVQDGILTTYMHDRISARHYQVKSTGNGRRQSFRFPPLPRMTNTYMPPGPHTRDEIIASTKSGILAEAFTNGEVRIGPGDFTFYVASGRLIENGKLTSSIKDVNIIGNGPDVLTKVTMVADDFEIDNGVWTCGKGGQSVPVSLGLPTVKVSSITVGGIAG